Proteins from one Pantoea cypripedii genomic window:
- a CDS encoding ABC transporter permease: MAGYFIRRVLAAIPVMLVVALFVFLLLRLSPGDPAAIIAGDMATPQQLAAIRANLGLDQPLYQQFFVWIGQLLHGDFSTSLMAHTPVLTMIGQRLEPTLSLALVAIIFTILISVPLGVLAAWKHGSWVDNLVMSASVLGFSIPVFVIGYLLATLFAIELRWLPVQGFTSITKGVWPFAERIILPALTLSSVYIALVARMTRASVLEVLGEDYIRTARAKGLAEIHVLFRHALRNSMIPILTVIGTGFALMISGVVVTESVFNIPGLGRLIVDAVLARDYPVIQGMILLTSGVYVIINLLIDLSYALSDPRIRY; the protein is encoded by the coding sequence GTGGCTGGTTATTTTATTCGCCGCGTACTGGCGGCAATCCCGGTGATGCTGGTGGTCGCGCTGTTTGTTTTTCTGTTGTTGCGCCTGTCGCCGGGCGATCCGGCGGCGATTATTGCCGGTGATATGGCAACGCCTCAGCAGCTGGCGGCGATTCGCGCCAATCTGGGTCTGGACCAGCCGCTTTATCAGCAATTCTTTGTCTGGATCGGACAACTGTTGCATGGCGACTTCAGTACATCGCTGATGGCGCATACCCCGGTGCTGACCATGATCGGTCAACGCCTGGAGCCGACGCTGAGTCTGGCGCTGGTGGCGATTATCTTCACCATCCTGATTTCCGTGCCGCTTGGCGTGCTGGCGGCGTGGAAACACGGCAGCTGGGTCGACAACCTGGTGATGTCGGCATCGGTGCTGGGCTTCTCCATTCCGGTGTTTGTGATTGGTTACCTGCTGGCAACCCTGTTCGCTATCGAGCTGAGATGGTTGCCGGTGCAGGGATTTACCAGCATCACCAAAGGGGTGTGGCCGTTTGCCGAGCGCATCATTTTACCGGCACTGACGTTGTCATCGGTGTATATCGCGCTGGTGGCGCGCATGACCCGTGCCAGCGTGCTGGAGGTGTTGGGTGAAGACTATATCCGCACCGCTCGCGCCAAAGGGTTAGCGGAAATCCATGTGCTGTTTCGTCATGCGCTGCGTAATTCGATGATCCCGATCCTGACGGTGATCGGCACCGGCTTTGCGCTGATGATCTCCGGCGTGGTGGTCACGGAAAGCGTGTTTAACATCCCCGGTCTGGGCCGGTTGATTGTTGATGCGGTGCTGGCCCGTGACTACCCGGTGATTCAGGGCATGATCCTGCTGACCAGCGGGGTCTACGTCATTATCAACCTGTTGATCGACCTGTCATACGCGCTGAGCGATCCGCGTATTCGTTACTGA
- a CDS encoding ABC transporter substrate-binding protein: MKLFPSRTLIACLLSVGLSAAIAAPSVMAAEKTLHVVMSSSLRVLDPIATTAQITRNHGYMIYDTLIGMDDKQTPQPQMADWKISPDGLTYTFTLRDGLLWHDGKPVTATDCVASLKRWARYDVGGQLMMKYVESLTAADDKTITLKLAKPFGYVLQLLAKPSSVAAFMMPERVANTPDGKMITDYTGSGPFKFVASEFDPGNRVVYEKFKRYVPRKEPASGTAGGKVVKVDRVEWINMPDRMTAINALTSGDIDFIEQLPIDLLPMVQADPNLKYGTLSKLGSMTGGRMNFLYPPFNNPDIRRAALLAMNQKDVLDALVGNPQYYKLCASVFGCGTALESQAGGESLLNGGNIEEAKALLKKAGYDGTPVVIMQPTDVPSQASQPVVAAQALRKVGFKVDLQPMDWQTLVSRRANPNPPAQGGWNMFFTYWNAETIWNPVVNPMLDGGGRNGAWFGWPTDPQMNQLKVDFATATDPAKQKEIAVEIQKHAMDEVSYIPLGQFYDVAAWSNHVSHLMTGPSTVFWNVEKDD, encoded by the coding sequence GTGAAACTATTTCCGTCACGTACTTTGATCGCTTGTCTGTTATCGGTTGGCCTGAGTGCCGCCATTGCCGCGCCCTCTGTCATGGCAGCGGAGAAAACCCTGCATGTGGTGATGTCGTCTTCTTTGCGGGTACTGGATCCGATTGCCACCACGGCGCAAATCACCCGTAACCACGGATACATGATTTACGACACCCTGATTGGCATGGACGATAAGCAGACGCCTCAGCCGCAAATGGCGGACTGGAAAATTTCACCCGATGGCCTGACCTACACCTTCACGCTGCGTGATGGCTTGCTGTGGCATGACGGCAAACCGGTGACCGCCACCGATTGCGTTGCCTCGCTAAAACGCTGGGCGCGTTACGATGTCGGCGGACAGCTTATGATGAAATATGTCGAGAGCCTCACCGCTGCCGATGACAAAACCATCACCCTCAAGCTGGCGAAACCCTTCGGCTATGTGCTGCAACTGCTGGCGAAACCCTCATCGGTCGCGGCATTTATGATGCCGGAGAGGGTAGCGAACACCCCGGACGGCAAAATGATCACCGACTACACCGGTTCCGGGCCGTTTAAATTTGTCGCCAGCGAGTTTGATCCCGGCAACCGCGTGGTTTACGAAAAATTCAAACGCTACGTACCACGCAAAGAACCGGCCAGCGGCACGGCGGGTGGCAAAGTGGTGAAGGTGGACCGTGTTGAATGGATCAATATGCCTGACCGCATGACCGCGATTAATGCCTTAACCTCCGGTGATATCGATTTTATCGAGCAGCTGCCGATCGACCTGCTGCCGATGGTGCAGGCCGATCCGAATCTGAAGTACGGCACCCTGAGCAAGCTCGGCTCCATGACCGGTGGGCGGATGAACTTCCTCTACCCGCCGTTTAACAATCCTGATATCCGCCGCGCGGCCTTACTGGCGATGAACCAGAAAGATGTGCTCGACGCGCTGGTGGGCAACCCGCAGTACTACAAACTGTGTGCATCGGTATTCGGCTGCGGCACGGCGCTGGAAAGCCAGGCGGGCGGCGAGTCGCTGCTGAACGGCGGCAATATTGAAGAGGCGAAAGCGCTGCTGAAGAAAGCCGGTTACGACGGCACACCCGTGGTGATCATGCAGCCAACCGATGTACCAAGCCAGGCATCCCAGCCGGTGGTCGCTGCCCAGGCGCTGCGTAAGGTGGGCTTCAAGGTCGATTTGCAGCCGATGGACTGGCAGACGCTGGTGTCGCGCCGCGCCAATCCGAACCCACCCGCTCAGGGCGGCTGGAATATGTTCTTCACCTACTGGAACGCAGAAACCATCTGGAACCCGGTGGTCAACCCGATGCTGGATGGCGGTGGTCGTAACGGTGCCTGGTTTGGCTGGCCGACCGATCCGCAGATGAACCAGCTGAAAGTGGATTTTGCCACCGCCACCGATCCGGCCAAACAGAAAGAAATTGCCGTCGAGATCCAGAAGCATGCGATGGACGAAGTCAGCTACATCCCGCTGGGGCAATTCTATGACGTCGCCGCGTGGAGTAACCATGTCAGCCACCTGATGACCGGGCCTTCAACCGTGTTCTGGAACGTCGAGAAAGACGACTGA